One window of Psychrobacillus sp. FSL H8-0483 genomic DNA carries:
- the tyrS gene encoding tyrosine--tRNA ligase — MTNSLLEDLSWRGLLYQQTDKEGMEELLSNEKISLYCGVDPTADSMHIGHIVPLLTLRRFQLHGHRPILLVGGATGMIGDPSGRSEERQLQTTEQIDKNVQGIKTQMEQIFDFQSENGAQMVNNRDWIGSMNVIEFLRDFGKLVNINYMLGKDSIASRLDTGLSFTEFTYTLIQGIDFNHLFNHYGCRVQVGGSDQWGNITTGLEVIRKTHEEETKAFGITIPLVTKADGTKFGKSASGSVWLDAKKTSPYEFYQFWINTADSDVIKYLKIFTFLERSEIEALEVTVQNEPHLRKAQITLAEEMTRLIHGQEALDQAIRISQALFSGNLKELNAEEMKDAFKDVPSVEMSKEEKNIVDFIVEASVSPSKRQGREDVTNGAISVNGEKITDVGYIIGKNDRLEDEFMIIRRGKKNYKMIKFV; from the coding sequence ATGACAAATTCATTATTAGAAGATTTATCTTGGAGAGGGCTATTGTATCAGCAGACAGATAAAGAGGGGATGGAAGAGCTATTATCCAATGAAAAAATTTCCTTGTACTGTGGAGTAGACCCTACTGCTGATAGCATGCATATTGGACACATTGTACCGTTACTTACTTTAAGACGTTTTCAACTACATGGTCATCGTCCAATACTTTTAGTTGGTGGAGCAACTGGTATGATAGGAGATCCATCTGGTCGGTCAGAGGAGCGTCAACTGCAAACTACAGAACAAATTGACAAAAATGTTCAAGGTATTAAAACGCAAATGGAGCAAATTTTTGACTTCCAATCAGAAAATGGTGCACAAATGGTTAATAACCGTGATTGGATTGGATCAATGAATGTAATCGAGTTTCTTAGAGATTTCGGAAAACTAGTGAATATTAATTACATGTTAGGAAAAGATTCCATCGCTTCTCGCTTAGATACAGGGCTTTCCTTTACAGAATTTACGTACACCCTAATTCAAGGTATTGATTTCAATCATTTATTTAATCATTACGGCTGCCGTGTGCAAGTTGGTGGGTCTGACCAATGGGGGAATATAACAACAGGGTTAGAAGTGATTCGCAAAACACATGAAGAAGAAACAAAAGCATTTGGCATAACAATCCCGCTTGTAACAAAAGCAGACGGAACGAAATTCGGTAAATCGGCATCTGGTTCTGTCTGGTTAGATGCGAAAAAGACCTCTCCGTATGAGTTTTACCAGTTCTGGATTAATACAGCTGATTCAGATGTGATTAAATACTTGAAAATTTTCACATTCTTGGAACGTAGTGAAATTGAAGCGCTGGAAGTAACGGTACAAAACGAGCCGCATTTACGAAAAGCACAAATTACACTTGCAGAAGAAATGACTCGTTTAATACATGGTCAGGAAGCATTAGACCAAGCGATTCGTATTTCACAAGCATTGTTCAGTGGAAATTTGAAGGAACTGAATGCAGAAGAAATGAAGGATGCGTTTAAAGATGTACCTTCCGTGGAGATGTCAAAAGAAGAAAAAAATATTGTAGACTTTATTGTAGAAGCTAGCGTCTCGCCCTCTAAAAGACAGGGGCGTGAAGATGTGACAAATGGAGCTATTTCAGTCAATGGTGAAAAAATAACAGATGTTGGATATATAATAGGTAAAAATGACCGCCTCGAGGATGAATTTATGATTATTCGAAGAGGAAAGAAAAACTATAAAATGATTAAATTTGTATAA
- a CDS encoding transglycosylase domain-containing protein, whose translation MEKFQFYKDKLDTWQSTNWAKSIRISSSVIWNLCLLFIVVGLALGIFAASVAAGYFASLVKEEPLRDKEEMRAAVFNYEETSEIYFAENVYLGKLRTDLERTETKLSAVSPYVLDAVLATEDEYFEVHDGIVPKAIFRGLLQDVSNSDTQTGGSTLTQQLIKNQILTNEVSYERKAKEILLAMRLEKFMTKEEILEAYLNIIPYGRNANGRNIAGIETAANGIFNVKAIDLSLPQAAYIAGIPQAPFAYTPFRQGGVLKEAKALQPGIDRMKTVLFRMKETGYITEEEYNSAIKYDITKDFRQPEILPEEKYPWLTIEIENRVKDILRGQLAEKDGIDPERLKVESKLYEKYDIIAQRAVSTGGYRIHTTIDREMYETMLKVRDEFETYGHTHTKEVKDPNTGEMIMQDYPVQVGSMLIENGTGRILSFLGGRDYNVEKYNHATQAVRSMGSTIKPLLVYAPAIEYGVIGAGSPVVDVKLEDLSSTTWTKSPSNYTTEQEKGIISAREALTTSQNLSTIRLYDLIMDRKPTDFLYKMGFEHINENEYANHALSIGGMDNGASVEENTNAYGTFANNGQFIDAYMIEKIEDVEGNIIYQHEIEPVEVFSPETAYIMTDILRDVLTEGTAKLANSRLKFQSDFAAKTGTTQNHNDSWLIGYNPNVSLGVWLGYDDNSISLFHLNNRYNHPSVRVNTLWSNMMNAMYDVNPELVDAPNAFQAPEGVVTRSFCGISGLATSEACEQAGLVKSDLFNSKAMLPTASDDSLISASFVVIDGNKYRALDSTPDEFVVKGGYGVNEAFIKRMLGKFGGNASKLFHTKSTFAGNVVSEDLFEADGSAPASVTATLSGQTLTWTKAASSDVVGYRIYQVVNGERIQVASKLEAENYSYTINGPGQYVIVSVDITGLLSVPSNTVSIEEQKPDPVIPEEGNEEETSPGNGDGEGEGDGETTPPEEEAPPEDEDTNP comes from the coding sequence ATGGAGAAATTCCAATTTTACAAAGATAAGTTGGATACATGGCAATCAACAAATTGGGCAAAAAGCATACGAATTTCTTCCAGTGTTATATGGAACTTATGTTTACTATTCATTGTAGTAGGCCTTGCTCTTGGAATATTTGCTGCATCAGTTGCAGCTGGTTATTTCGCTTCACTAGTGAAAGAAGAACCGTTACGTGATAAAGAGGAAATGAGAGCTGCTGTATTTAACTATGAGGAAACCTCCGAAATTTACTTTGCCGAAAATGTCTATTTAGGTAAATTACGGACTGACCTTGAACGTACGGAAACCAAACTTTCCGCAGTTTCTCCTTACGTATTGGACGCTGTATTAGCAACCGAGGATGAATATTTTGAGGTGCATGATGGAATTGTACCAAAAGCGATTTTCCGTGGATTACTTCAAGATGTCTCGAATTCAGATACACAAACAGGTGGTTCTACACTAACACAACAATTAATTAAAAACCAAATATTAACGAACGAAGTATCTTATGAGCGAAAAGCAAAAGAAATCCTTTTAGCAATGCGTTTGGAAAAGTTTATGACAAAAGAAGAAATACTTGAAGCGTATTTAAACATTATTCCTTATGGTCGAAACGCTAATGGTCGAAATATTGCTGGAATTGAAACAGCTGCCAATGGAATATTTAATGTAAAAGCCATAGATTTAAGTTTGCCACAAGCTGCTTATATTGCTGGAATTCCTCAAGCTCCTTTCGCTTATACTCCTTTTAGACAAGGAGGGGTATTAAAAGAAGCAAAGGCATTACAACCTGGAATAGATCGGATGAAAACAGTACTATTTCGGATGAAAGAAACAGGTTATATTACAGAAGAAGAATATAACTCTGCTATAAAATATGATATTACAAAAGATTTTAGACAACCTGAAATTTTACCAGAAGAAAAATATCCATGGTTAACTATTGAAATAGAAAACAGAGTAAAGGATATTTTAAGAGGACAATTAGCAGAGAAAGATGGTATTGATCCGGAACGATTAAAAGTCGAATCTAAACTCTATGAAAAATATGATATTATAGCACAACGAGCAGTGAGTACAGGTGGATACCGCATTCATACAACAATTGATAGAGAGATGTATGAAACTATGCTTAAAGTAAGAGATGAGTTCGAAACCTATGGGCATACTCACACGAAAGAAGTAAAGGATCCAAATACAGGTGAGATGATCATGCAAGACTATCCTGTACAGGTAGGAAGCATGCTTATCGAAAATGGAACAGGTAGAATCTTGTCCTTCCTTGGAGGACGTGATTATAATGTAGAAAAGTACAATCACGCTACTCAAGCCGTTCGATCTATGGGGTCTACGATTAAACCATTATTAGTGTACGCTCCTGCTATTGAATATGGTGTTATTGGTGCAGGAAGTCCAGTAGTCGATGTCAAACTAGAAGATTTAAGCAGTACAACATGGACAAAATCACCTTCGAATTATACGACTGAGCAAGAAAAAGGAATTATATCAGCACGTGAAGCTTTAACGACATCACAAAACCTATCGACAATTCGCCTTTATGATTTGATCATGGATAGAAAGCCTACTGATTTCTTATATAAAATGGGCTTTGAACATATCAACGAGAACGAATATGCGAACCATGCCCTATCGATTGGTGGAATGGACAATGGTGCAAGTGTAGAAGAAAATACAAACGCCTATGGAACATTTGCAAACAATGGGCAATTTATCGATGCGTATATGATTGAAAAGATTGAAGATGTGGAAGGAAATATTATCTATCAGCATGAAATAGAACCAGTCGAAGTATTCAGTCCTGAAACTGCCTATATCATGACAGACATTCTTCGTGATGTATTAACGGAAGGTACTGCCAAACTTGCAAATTCACGACTAAAATTCCAGTCAGATTTTGCTGCAAAAACGGGTACAACCCAAAATCACAATGATTCATGGCTTATCGGATATAACCCAAATGTTTCTCTTGGTGTATGGCTTGGTTACGACGACAACAGTATTTCATTATTTCATCTGAATAATCGTTATAACCACCCAAGCGTTCGTGTAAATACACTTTGGTCTAATATGATGAATGCCATGTATGATGTGAATCCAGAGCTAGTAGATGCACCTAATGCATTCCAAGCTCCAGAAGGTGTTGTAACCAGGTCGTTCTGTGGTATTTCTGGACTTGCTACCTCTGAAGCATGCGAACAAGCAGGATTAGTCAAATCTGATTTGTTTAATTCTAAAGCTATGTTACCAACTGCGTCAGATGATAGTTTAATATCCGCTTCTTTTGTAGTAATTGATGGGAATAAATACCGAGCTTTAGATTCCACTCCTGATGAATTTGTTGTAAAAGGTGGATATGGAGTAAACGAAGCATTTATCAAACGGATGCTTGGTAAATTTGGAGGAAATGCAAGTAAACTTTTCCACACAAAATCTACTTTTGCTGGAAACGTAGTATCTGAAGATCTATTTGAAGCGGATGGTAGTGCTCCGGCTTCCGTTACAGCCACTCTTTCCGGACAAACACTTACTTGGACCAAAGCTGCATCCTCTGATGTTGTAGGATATAGAATATATCAAGTGGTGAACGGTGAACGAATTCAAGTGGCATCCAAGCTAGAAGCGGAAAATTATAGTTATACCATTAATGGACCCGGGCAGTATGTCATTGTTTCTGTTGATATTACTGGTTTACTGTCAGTCCCTTCTAATACTGTATCGATAGAAGAACAAAAACCTGACCCAGTAATACCGGAAGAGGGAAATGAAGAGGAAACATCTCCGGGTAATGGAGACGGAGAAGGAGAAGGAGACGGAGAAACAACTCCTCCTGAGGAAGAAGCCCCCCCTGAAGACGAAGATACAAACCCTTAA
- the hisJ gene encoding histidinol-phosphatase HisJ, whose protein sequence is MKKDGHIHTPYCPHGTLDPFHLYIEKAIKNGFHEISFTEHAPLPINFIDPTPEKDSGMDFKQLENYISDLVKLKRQYKKDIVISTGLEIDYISGFEQETISFLNSYGKYLDDSILSVHFLQFQQTYTCIDFSKSTYLDFIHQVGSPMSVYKLYYKTVMDSITSELGRYKPNRIGHITLVHKFQHALDEKVDDHEEIISILTEMKNQQLALDVNSAGLAKAYCLESYPPPAYIGFAKKLGVPLVFGSDAHLANDLHQYYNEFSTFFENGG, encoded by the coding sequence TTGAAAAAAGATGGTCATATACATACACCATATTGTCCTCATGGAACGCTTGACCCTTTCCATTTATACATTGAAAAAGCTATTAAAAATGGGTTTCATGAAATCTCATTTACCGAGCATGCGCCCTTACCTATTAATTTTATCGATCCAACACCAGAAAAAGATAGTGGAATGGATTTCAAACAGTTGGAAAATTATATTTCCGATTTAGTCAAGTTGAAAAGACAATACAAAAAAGATATTGTTATTTCAACTGGATTAGAAATAGATTATATTTCCGGTTTTGAACAAGAAACGATTTCCTTTTTAAATTCATACGGGAAATACTTGGATGATTCTATTTTATCCGTACATTTTTTACAATTTCAGCAAACCTACACATGTATCGACTTTTCTAAATCTACCTATTTAGACTTTATTCATCAAGTGGGAAGTCCGATGTCTGTGTATAAATTGTATTATAAAACAGTAATGGATTCAATAACGAGTGAATTAGGAAGATATAAACCAAATCGAATCGGTCATATTACACTTGTCCATAAATTTCAACATGCACTGGACGAAAAGGTAGATGATCACGAGGAAATAATCTCTATATTAACAGAGATGAAGAACCAACAACTTGCACTTGATGTCAATAGTGCTGGTTTAGCGAAAGCTTATTGTCTAGAAAGCTATCCACCCCCAGCCTATATTGGTTTCGCAAAAAAACTAGGGGTACCGCTTGTATTCGGCTCGGATGCGCATCTAGCAAATGATTTACATCAGTATTATAATGAATTTAGTACTTTTTTTGAGAATGGAGGATAA
- the rpsD gene encoding 30S ribosomal protein S4, with the protein MARYTGPAWKLSRRLGISLSGTGKELEKRPYAPGQHGPNQRKKLTEYGMQLQEKQKLRHTYGVNERQFRTLFDKAGKMQGKHGENFMILLETRLDNVVYRLGLARTRRGARQLVNHGHVMVDGKRVDIPSFSVKPGQEISLREKSQNLDVVNESIEVNSFVPEYVTFDADKKVGTFVRLPERSELSAEINEALIVEFYSR; encoded by the coding sequence ATGGCTCGCTATACAGGTCCAGCATGGAAATTATCACGTCGTCTTGGTATTTCACTAAGCGGTACTGGTAAAGAATTAGAAAAACGCCCTTACGCACCAGGACAACACGGTCCTAACCAACGTAAAAAATTAACAGAATACGGTATGCAATTACAAGAAAAACAAAAACTTCGTCACACTTATGGTGTTAACGAACGTCAATTCCGTACTCTATTTGACAAAGCTGGTAAAATGCAAGGTAAACATGGTGAAAACTTCATGATTCTTCTTGAAACTCGCCTTGATAACGTTGTATACCGTTTAGGTCTTGCTCGCACTCGTCGTGGAGCTCGTCAATTAGTTAACCACGGTCACGTTATGGTTGATGGTAAACGTGTTGATATTCCTTCATTCAGCGTTAAACCAGGTCAAGAAATTTCTCTTCGTGAAAAATCTCAAAACCTTGACGTTGTAAACGAATCTATCGAAGTGAACAGCTTCGTTCCAGAATACGTAACATTTGACGCTGACAAAAAAGTTGGTACTTTCGTTCGCCTTCCAGAACGTAGCGAATTATCAGCTGAAATCAACGAAGCTCTAATCGTTGAGTTCTACTCTCGTTAA
- the megL gene encoding methionine gamma-lyase, protein MDKLSYEKETLYVHKGYSSKNHQGSLSVPLYQTSTFAFETAEQGARRFAGEEEGGIYSRLGNPTVHVLEERMAAIEHGEGALAFGSGMAAVSTILVHLTKTGDHILCTRGIYGCTFGLLNILEEKYNITHDLADLTTEEKIEAAIKPNTVCIYIETPINPTMEIVDIAQITRIAKKHGIQVVVDNTFSSPYLQNPLELGADFVLHSATKYINGHGDVIAGILVGKNREDINKIRSTIQKDYGGIISPFDAWLLIRGVKTLHVRMDRHSNNAADIFRFLKSNPKIENIYYPFDEDNPQYEVARKQMKAGGGLISFTVTGGINNAQKLMNELRLIKIAVSLGDAETLIQHPSTMTHSVVPEKERVEMGITDGLLRLSVGLENSLDLIEDLQQALSKI, encoded by the coding sequence ATGGATAAATTAAGTTATGAGAAGGAAACATTATATGTTCACAAGGGGTATAGTTCTAAAAATCACCAAGGAAGTTTGTCCGTTCCACTCTATCAAACATCTACTTTTGCCTTTGAAACTGCGGAACAAGGGGCAAGAAGATTTGCTGGAGAAGAGGAGGGTGGCATTTACTCCCGCTTAGGTAATCCAACTGTTCACGTATTGGAAGAAAGAATGGCTGCAATTGAGCATGGAGAAGGAGCACTTGCTTTTGGTTCTGGAATGGCTGCTGTTAGTACGATATTAGTACACTTAACGAAAACAGGAGATCATATACTTTGTACACGAGGAATTTATGGTTGTACATTTGGACTTCTTAATATATTGGAAGAAAAATATAATATTACGCATGATTTAGCAGATTTAACGACAGAAGAGAAAATAGAAGCTGCGATTAAACCAAATACAGTGTGTATTTATATAGAAACACCAATTAATCCAACGATGGAAATAGTGGATATCGCTCAAATAACGAGAATTGCTAAAAAACATGGTATTCAAGTTGTTGTCGACAATACATTTTCCTCCCCTTATTTACAAAATCCATTAGAGTTGGGAGCAGACTTTGTCTTGCATAGTGCAACAAAATATATTAATGGGCATGGGGATGTAATAGCAGGGATTTTAGTAGGAAAAAATCGAGAAGATATTAACAAAATTCGTTCTACCATTCAAAAAGATTACGGTGGTATCATTTCACCATTTGATGCATGGTTGCTCATCAGAGGGGTAAAAACGTTGCATGTACGTATGGATAGACATTCTAATAATGCTGCAGATATTTTTAGATTTTTGAAATCAAACCCAAAAATAGAGAATATTTATTATCCTTTTGATGAAGATAATCCTCAATATGAGGTTGCGAGAAAGCAAATGAAAGCTGGAGGGGGGCTTATTTCATTTACAGTAACTGGTGGAATAAATAATGCCCAAAAGCTTATGAATGAATTAAGATTAATCAAGATTGCAGTGAGTTTGGGAGACGCGGAAACGCTTATTCAACATCCTTCAACGATGACACACTCGGTTGTGCCAGAAAAGGAAAGAGTCGAAATGGGAATTACCGACGGGTTGCTTCGCCTCTCTGTTGGACTTGAAAACTCTCTTGATCTAATAGAAGATTTACAGCAAGCATTATCTAAAATATAG
- the acsA gene encoding acetate--CoA ligase has product MKVEVLPVVQGDYRLKDYEATVKSFQWEDAEKSFSWYETGKVNMAYEAIDRHAESDKKDKIALYYQDADRKESYTFNEMKNWTNKAANVYTQHSNLTKGDRLFIFMPRSPELYFSLLGAVKMGVIVGPLFEAFMEGAVYDRLLDSAAKAIVTTPELLDRIPLDKLPDLETVFLVGDNIEEKDKFIDFKKALNSASDSFTIEWVDKEDGLILHYTSGSTGKPKGILHVHYAMVQQYQSMKWVMDIRDEDIYWCTADPGWVTGTSYGIFGPWLTGATSLVLGGRFSPDAWYNAIEDYRVTVWYSAPTAFRMLMGAGDAIVKEHDLSTLRHVLSVGEPLNPEVIKWGMQVFNKRIHDTWWMTETGAQMICNYGCLPIKPGSMGKPLPGLEAAIIDNQGNVVPPYTMGNLAIKKGWPSMMRQIWNNKEKYESSFMNDEWYFSGDSAYMDEEGYFWFQGRVDDVIMTSGERVGPFEVESKLLEHPAILEAGVIGKPDPVRGEIIKAFVALNEGYEPSEELIADIQQFVKKGLAAHAAPREIEFKEKLPKTRSGKIMRRVLKAWELKLPTGDLSTMED; this is encoded by the coding sequence ATGAAGGTAGAAGTGTTACCAGTTGTGCAAGGGGACTATCGCTTAAAGGATTATGAAGCGACTGTAAAATCTTTTCAATGGGAAGATGCAGAAAAGTCTTTTTCATGGTATGAAACAGGAAAAGTAAATATGGCATATGAAGCTATTGATCGACATGCTGAATCTGATAAAAAAGACAAAATTGCACTCTATTATCAAGATGCAGACAGAAAAGAATCTTATACATTTAACGAGATGAAAAACTGGACAAACAAAGCTGCAAATGTCTACACTCAACATTCCAACTTAACAAAAGGGGACCGTCTATTCATTTTTATGCCTAGATCTCCTGAATTATATTTTTCTTTATTAGGTGCTGTAAAAATGGGTGTTATTGTTGGACCTCTTTTTGAAGCATTTATGGAAGGTGCTGTGTACGACCGTTTATTGGATAGTGCTGCAAAAGCAATTGTTACAACTCCAGAATTATTAGATCGAATTCCTTTGGATAAATTACCTGATCTTGAAACTGTATTTTTAGTGGGAGACAATATTGAAGAAAAAGATAAATTTATTGATTTTAAGAAAGCGTTAAATAGTGCTTCCGATTCTTTTACAATTGAGTGGGTAGATAAGGAAGACGGGTTAATCCTACACTATACATCTGGGTCAACAGGGAAACCTAAGGGGATTTTACATGTACATTATGCAATGGTTCAACAGTATCAATCAATGAAATGGGTAATGGACATCCGTGATGAAGATATTTATTGGTGTACCGCAGATCCAGGATGGGTTACTGGAACTTCCTATGGAATATTTGGACCTTGGTTAACAGGCGCTACTTCCTTAGTACTTGGAGGTCGTTTTTCACCAGATGCTTGGTATAATGCCATTGAAGATTATCGTGTAACTGTATGGTATAGTGCTCCAACCGCATTTCGCATGTTAATGGGAGCAGGAGATGCGATTGTAAAAGAGCATGATTTATCCACTCTTCGACACGTTTTATCCGTTGGAGAACCATTAAATCCAGAAGTTATTAAATGGGGAATGCAAGTATTCAATAAGCGAATTCATGATACTTGGTGGATGACAGAAACAGGGGCTCAAATGATTTGTAATTACGGTTGTCTACCGATTAAACCAGGATCTATGGGGAAACCACTACCAGGACTAGAAGCTGCCATTATTGATAACCAAGGAAATGTTGTTCCACCTTATACAATGGGTAACTTGGCAATTAAAAAAGGATGGCCATCCATGATGCGTCAGATTTGGAATAATAAAGAAAAATATGAATCTAGCTTTATGAATGATGAATGGTATTTTTCAGGCGACTCTGCTTATATGGATGAAGAGGGCTACTTTTGGTTCCAAGGACGTGTAGATGATGTCATAATGACGTCTGGGGAGAGAGTAGGACCATTTGAAGTAGAAAGTAAATTACTTGAGCATCCTGCTATTTTAGAGGCTGGGGTGATTGGTAAGCCGGATCCAGTGCGTGGGGAAATTATTAAAGCATTTGTTGCATTAAATGAAGGATATGAACCTTCGGAAGAATTAATTGCAGATATTCAGCAGTTTGTGAAAAAAGGGCTTGCTGCACATGCAGCACCTAGAGAGATAGAATTTAAAGAGAAGCTACCAAAAACGAGAAGTGGCAAAATTATGCGTAGAGTTTTAAAAGCATGGGAATTAAAATTACCAACAGGTGACTTATCCACTATGGAAGACTAG
- a CDS encoding diguanylate cyclase: MKNEVNMILLKSRILDIWNENVFTHESSAKWLEELKVILTEFFDVEFANYYIYDTDTFVQLKWNHSLSKKLNAIKWQEIEPFFYEQDFVENSFLQNEDRVIREVAILLKDEENQILGLLTTNLTEKWQKFSQTPQVNDFIKTISKLVKTIRRSVFLTQQEHQYRNLFNVTKMFHSTLEVGEILEGTLFAINDAFPDFESILILSNDQERKTSVPYKLFDYTSERTATVEAYVSGEITSELANDLDVRLLNVPIKGKQGIYGILQVSTPLDYLFSVRQKEFTSMLASAAGNALENAKLYIQSHRLVADLQLINETSRKLNMNISLEEMLLFLRNQLMKSFHPEQVCFVFMGEDEYKVSTASSEFFHSIDGQLYIQHVANHFIKMKDSLFVADLNRLADIKYEYRSLVAIPFREQNTITGFSIVLHKEPYFFSFDSFKLMQSLIQHSSLAISNSALRNKLQEMVNRDHLTNLYARTYLDKFVEASMDEEDSGVFVLMDIDNFKQVNDTHGHQVGDEILKQIASIIQKKVDQIGIGARWGGEELALYFSQMTITQGTEICCQLLDLISSNTNPRVTVSIGVSGWKQKDNISFHQLFHNTDTALYEAKNSGKNKLSIFEASHLS; this comes from the coding sequence ATGAAAAATGAAGTAAACATGATTCTGTTGAAAAGTCGTATTTTAGATATTTGGAATGAAAATGTATTTACCCATGAATCCAGTGCCAAATGGCTTGAAGAATTAAAAGTTATATTAACAGAATTTTTCGATGTTGAGTTTGCTAATTATTATATCTATGATACAGATACGTTTGTGCAGTTAAAATGGAATCATTCCTTGTCCAAAAAATTGAACGCGATTAAATGGCAAGAAATAGAACCGTTTTTCTATGAGCAAGATTTTGTAGAAAATTCTTTTTTACAAAACGAGGATAGAGTGATCCGAGAAGTTGCAATTTTACTAAAAGACGAAGAGAATCAAATTTTAGGATTACTAACCACGAATCTAACTGAGAAATGGCAAAAATTCTCTCAAACTCCACAAGTAAATGATTTTATAAAAACGATAAGCAAACTGGTGAAAACAATTCGGAGATCTGTCTTTTTAACGCAGCAGGAACATCAATACCGTAATTTGTTTAATGTAACGAAAATGTTTCACTCAACATTAGAGGTCGGGGAAATTTTAGAAGGTACTTTATTTGCAATAAATGATGCATTTCCGGATTTTGAATCCATCTTAATATTATCGAATGACCAAGAGCGAAAAACTTCGGTACCGTATAAATTGTTTGACTACACCTCTGAGCGAACTGCTACAGTAGAAGCATATGTATCGGGCGAAATTACATCGGAGCTTGCAAATGATTTGGACGTTCGACTACTAAATGTACCGATAAAAGGGAAACAAGGGATTTACGGTATCTTACAAGTATCTACTCCGCTTGATTATTTATTTTCTGTCAGACAAAAAGAATTTACATCCATGTTAGCTTCAGCTGCAGGTAACGCATTGGAAAATGCCAAACTATATATTCAATCGCATCGCTTAGTAGCCGATTTGCAATTAATTAACGAAACCTCTCGCAAGTTAAATATGAATATTTCTTTAGAGGAAATGCTCCTTTTTTTAAGAAACCAATTAATGAAATCCTTCCATCCAGAACAAGTTTGTTTTGTGTTTATGGGAGAGGATGAATATAAAGTATCAACAGCAAGCTCGGAATTTTTCCATTCAATTGATGGGCAATTGTATATTCAGCATGTAGCTAATCATTTTATAAAAATGAAAGATTCTTTATTTGTTGCTGATTTAAATCGCTTAGCTGATATAAAATATGAGTATCGATCGTTAGTCGCTATTCCATTTAGAGAGCAGAATACAATTACTGGATTTAGCATTGTGTTACATAAAGAACCGTATTTCTTTTCGTTCGATAGCTTTAAATTAATGCAATCATTAATCCAACATTCTTCTCTTGCGATTAGCAATTCTGCATTACGCAATAAACTGCAGGAAATGGTAAACCGTGATCATTTAACAAATTTGTACGCACGTACATATTTAGATAAATTTGTGGAAGCCTCCATGGATGAGGAAGATAGTGGAGTGTTTGTATTAATGGATATTGATAACTTTAAACAGGTGAATGACACACATGGTCACCAAGTTGGAGATGAAATATTAAAGCAAATTGCTTCTATAATACAAAAGAAAGTAGATCAAATTGGTATAGGTGCTAGGTGGGGTGGAGAGGAGCTTGCATTATACTTTTCTCAAATGACCATTACACAAGGCACTGAAATCTGCTGTCAGTTGCTAGATTTAATATCTAGCAATACAAATCCAAGAGTTACAGTTTCTATTGGCGTTTCTGGCTGGAAACAAAAAGACAACATAAGTTTCCACCAATTATTTCATAATACTGACACCGCTTTATATGAAGCGAAAAATAGTGGCAAAAATAAATTGAGTATTTTTGAGGCATCTCATCTTTCCTGA
- a CDS encoding GAF domain-containing protein has translation MFTKSTYSEDAIANYTMLSKQLDALLTGETNAIANLSNASALLNQFFDQINWVGFYLMENGELVLGPFQGLPACVRIPLGRGVCGTAATNKETVIVPDVHAFPGHIACDAASQSEIVLPILKDGKLIGVLDIDSPIKDRFSDQDAAGLEQFIEVLVKHI, from the coding sequence ATGTTTACAAAATCAACCTATTCAGAAGATGCAATAGCGAATTACACGATGTTATCAAAGCAATTAGACGCGCTATTAACTGGGGAGACAAATGCAATTGCTAATTTAAGTAATGCGTCTGCACTTTTAAATCAATTCTTTGATCAAATTAATTGGGTTGGCTTTTATTTAATGGAGAATGGCGAATTAGTTTTGGGTCCGTTCCAAGGCTTACCAGCTTGTGTAAGAATTCCACTCGGAAGAGGGGTATGTGGAACAGCTGCAACTAATAAAGAAACGGTTATTGTTCCAGACGTTCATGCATTTCCTGGTCACATTGCTTGTGATGCAGCATCCCAATCTGAAATTGTCCTACCTATTTTAAAAGATGGGAAGTTAATAGGGGTCCTTGATATCGATAGCCCAATTAAAGATCGTTTTTCTGACCAAGATGCTGCAGGCTTAGAGCAGTTCATTGAAGTGTTAGTTAAACATATATAA